From the Paenibacillus sp. R14(2021) genome, the window TCGTCGCGCCGATGTAAGGGTCTGAGATGAGCGGCCGCTGCTCGCGAAGCGCCTCCTTGGCGCCTTTCGACACGAGCGTAACGCCCATAAGCTGCTTGTTCGCCGGCTCAATGCTCAGCACCTTGCCGTGCTTGTCCACGAGCACGATCGACTTAAACAGCGGATTAGTCCGCTGAATGATCGCCACTTGACTGTCAAGATTCGTGCGTTCCAGGCCATTCTTGCCCAAGTCTTCGGCGTATACTTCCAAATTGCTCTTCATGCCTGTGAACAGCTCATTGACCGTATCGGCAATCTTGTCCGTGTACATGCCGTTCAGCTGGAAGGTCATCGCGATCAGCGACGCCTTCTCGTTCCGATAGCCGATGATACTGCTCACGCAGAGCGTTATAAGAACGGCGGCGACAACGATCGCGCTTACCATAAATCGAATGGAATACCCTTGTGATCGGAGCATCGTTATGCCCCCTTTCATCCCGTTACCGCCTCTATTCGACAAAAAACGCGCTTTTTCCTGCAAGAAACTTTATTTGTGAAGAAAATATGTAACGTCTGCATCCTGTTGTTCCCGAAGATCCCTCTCCTGCAACCTTTTTGAATATGTCTGCGTTTAAATAAGCAGGCTTAGGAATTATTACATAATTAAGAAACAAAAGGGATGGAAAGGTGCTGTTCTGAATGTCTGTTATTGGGGTAAAACCATGAAAATGATCGCCGTTCTCAGCTTGACCGCCACTATTCTGGCCTCTGGCTTGCCTGGTACGGCAGCCGTTCACGCCGAGAAGCCTGTCCTTAACAGCTCGACTCCGATGTATAACGCAGTGTCCGCTCCCGCGATAAAGCCGCTGTGGAGCCTGCCGCTTGCAACGTTTGATCCGTACGGCACGACCGTTACGGCAGCGCTCGCCGAACAAGGACGCGTGTTTGCGCTTATAACGGGCGGACAGCTCGCCGCCTACGACGGCGCTAGCGGGCGGAAGCTTTGGAAATTCGGCGCAGACTTGAAGCCGGTACTGGTCTATGATCAGGGCATCGTTTACGGCCTTACGAAGGAAGGCGCAGTCTTCGCTTTAAGCGCCGGAGGGGGCAAGAAATGGATCTCAGTCATACACGCCGACAAAGCTGACAACATACGTCCTGTCGGCGATACCGTCTATGTGACGCAGAATCTGACGCTCTTCGCGCTTGACCGGGCTACTGGCAAGCTGCGCTGGAAGACAACGGAAACGGACGGCTCCTATGAGGCCGGCTTCTCCGATGTCAGGGAAGAGGACGGCGTCGTTTTGCGCGGTTATACGGTACAGGGAGCTCTGTCATCGAGCCAAATCAATGCTTACGATAAATCGACGGGCAAGCAGCTGTGGAAATCATTCCGCCAGCAATTACCGCTCGCCGTGAAGGGTGGACTCCTCTACTCCGTAATGGACCAGTTCATGATCGGAGACAACGATCCCGTCAATAAGAGCCTGCACATCGCGGTCATGAATCTAAGGACCGGCGCGTTAAAGGGTGAACGCATATACCAATGGACAACGCAGCCAGAGGTACCCGGCCAGTACCGATTCGGCGGCCCTAACGGATCTGCCTTCCTGAGCGGCGACGACCTATACGTCTATCAGGATCAAGCCGTTGCCAAATACGACTTTACCGCCTACTCTCCTGCCAGCAAGCCGGTACAACGCTGGTCCGCGCCGAACGCGCGGGACTACCAGCCGCTGTACAGACTCCACGGCGGAAGGCTGCTTTACCAAAACGTGCACAACTATTCAATGGCGGTGTTAAAGACGGTAAACGGTCAAATCAGCGGCTTCCCGCAAGGCATTCAAGCGGTCCAGACGGATCTGTACGGTAACGGCCTGTTCGTCGCCCGCGCGGACGGTACGCTGGATGCGTACAATTTTGCGACATTTCAGCCTGTCTTCAGCGTAAAGACAGCCACCCGCGATTTCGAATCGACGCTGAAATCCGGCAATATGATCTACATTCGAACGGGCGGCAAGCTGCTGGCGGTGAAACTACCGCCCGGCTTGATGACAGACTGACGAGAAGCCAAAACAGCAGCAGTCCGGAACGCGGAGATGCGTCCTGGCCTGCTGCTGTTTTGCGGAAAGAAAGAGAAAAAGCTGTCAGCCGCCAAGGCCGCGGTATTTGATTTTGCGCATGAACCCAAACAGCGACCGTGACTGCTCATGCCGCGGCTCCCCAATCACAAACGGAGCAAGCCTCGTCCTAGCGATCGCCGCCGTTCCCGCCCAGGACAGCAGGAGCGCGGCAAGCCCGCCGGTCCACGTCAGCAGATGGTACGTGATCGCTCCGTTGTTCATCACCTTCGAGCGCCAGAGCAGCAGGACGAGCGGATGCATGAAATAAATGCCGAACGCATGCCTCCCAAGCGAACGCAGCCCCGCCCGCGCAGCGCCATTCGACCCGAACAGCGAAGCCGCGCGCAGCAGGAACAAGCAGCTGATTGCTGCATAGCTGTAATCCGAAGCAAAATGCACATAGGAGAGATACGGCTGCGGAAGCCAGTGAGGTGTGGTTTTCTGAAGCCACATCTGACCGACATACGCCGCTCCGGCGAGCAGGAAACCCGCGAGCAGCACACTGAACGAAGCCGGCCTCGCCTGCTTCGTTGCGGCATGCTCAGCCGTCTTCAGCTGCTTCGCCGCATAAATGCCCAGAAATAGATACAGCGAATACGTGCCGATGAAGCTGCCGCTCCTGCTCATATGCAGCATGTAATAATTCAGGACGTACATACAGACCTGCAGACCAGCGCCGGCGAGAAGCGGATGCCTGCTCACCCATTTCACGCGGCTCAGGAGCAGCAGGCACGGGAATATCGCATAGAACTGCGCAATGATGAGGATAAAATAGAGATGCTCGTAGCTTCCTCCGTAAGGAAGTCCTTTCAGGAAACGGTAGAAGCCCTCTTGCAGCGGCGTTCGCTGGATGTAGAAGACCGCCGCGGAGAAAATCACCGACCAAAAGAGATAGGGAACGGCAATTCGCTGCACCCGCTTCCGGTAGAACGGCAGCCACTTAATGCCGGCAGCACCGTCATAATGATAGAAGAGCAGCAGCGCGCTCAGGAACAGGAAAGCGGGAACGGCAAAATGAGACCCTGCGTTCAGCACAAAATAAACCGGGTACAATATCGAATCCACGGGCAGAAATGCTGTCGCATACGAGGTCATGTGAATCGCAACAACCGCCAAAATCGCGATGCCTCTCATCAAATCCAGATCGGCTATTCTCTCTCTTCTGATCATTCCGCAGCTCCCAACGATTCGCAATTTCCCTGTCACAAACAGATAGCCGGAACATGTTGTCTTCCTCTACCCTTCATAACGCAGCGGAAATCTTAATGTTGCATAAGTTGGAAAATTTTCTCGATTAGAGCCGCACAAAAAAACACCGCAAGATCTGCGCAGCTGCAGCTCTTACGGTGTCGTTGTCTCTATTTAGCTTTATCCGGTCCGCCTAGCGGCTGTGTCGATGACCGTACGACCAGCTCCGGCAGCAATACGACCCGCTGCCGCGCAAGCTCGTCCCCGCCCATCTGCTTGTGCAGCAGATCGACCGCTTGGCGCCCAAGCTCGCGGATCGGCTGTCCCACCGTCGTAAGCGCAGGGTCAATGATACCGCACAGAAACGTGTTGTCGAACCCGACAACGGACAATTCTCCGGGCACGGATATGCCCCGCGCTCGCGCAGCTTGAATCGTGCCGATTGCCAGCAGGTCATTGCAGGCGAATACCGCCGTAGGCCGAACCGCCGCATCCAGCAGGCCGCCCGCTACCTCCATGCCGGAGGCGACGGTGAAATCGCTGACCGCGACCCATTTCTCGTCGAACACGCCGCCATGCTCCTCAAGCGCCGCCCGATAGCCCTTCAACCGCTGGCGGGAGCTTTCTAGATCCATGCTCTCTACGATGATCGCGATGTCCCGGTGGCCGAGCTCGAGCAAGTGGGCCGCGGCCAGATACCCGCCCATGAAATCGTCGACAAGCACGGTATTCACCGGCGACCGCGGCACCTCGCGGGCAATGACCGTAATCGGAAGGTTCTTACCCGTGACGAGCCCCAGCGATTCCGGATGGGCAAGACCGGTTGCAAGCAGAATGCCGTCCACGCTTTTTTGCTGGAGAAAGGTTAAATATTCACGTTCTTTATCCACGTGGTTGTCCGTATTGCAAATCACGATATTATAACCCAGCTCCTGCGCCCGATCCTCGATATTGCGCGCAAGCTCGGCAAAATAAGGATTCGAAATATCCGGCAGCAGCAAGCCAATCATATACGTCTTCTTGCTGGAGAGCGCCGTCGCCACCAAATTCGGCGCATAGCCCATCTCCGCCATAATTTCCGAGATGCGTTCTCTCGTTTTCTCGCTGATTTTGCCGGTCCGATTAATGACCTTGGACACCGTGGCGATGGAAACGCCCGCCTGCCGGGCAACATCGTAAATCGTCGGCTTCATGCACTTGTCTCCTGTTTTTTATGACCATCGTATCATAATTCCAATACGGCTACGAATGTTTAATAGCGGGCCACAATCATTTTCTTGCGGGTGTAGAACTCCACGCCGTCCTTGCCGTTCGCATGAAGATCACCGTAGAACGATTTCTTGAAGCCGGAGAACGGGAAGAACGCCATCGGCGCCGGAACGCCTACGTTAATGCCCAGCATCCCTGCATCGATCGTCTCGCGGAACTGGCGTACGGCATGGCTGCCGCTCGAGAACAAGCAGGCGCCGTTCGCGAATTCGGATGCGTTCGCCCAAGCGACGGCTTCCTCCAGCGTATCGACACGCACGATTTGAAGCACGGGCGCGAAGATCTCGTCCTGCCAAATCGCCATGTCTTTCGTCACGCCGTCAAAGATCGTCGGTCCGATGAAATAGCCCGCTTCATTCGTGCAAGCCGATTCGCGGCCGTCCAGCACGAGGTTCGCGCCTTGCTCGACGCCCTTCTCGATATAGCCGATCGTGCGGTCCTTATGCGCCGCGCGGATGACCGGGCCGAGGAAGACGCCTTCGTCCATGCCGTTGCCGATGCGGATGCTTTCGGCGCGTTCCTTGAGCTTCGCAAGCAGCGCATCGCCTACGCCGCCGACTGCGACGACGACGGAGCACGCCATGCAGCGCTCGCCCGCGGAGCCGAAAGCGGCGTTTGTGATTTCTTTGACCGTCAGATCCAAGTCGGCATCCGGCATGACGATGGAATGGTTCTTCGCGCCGCCGAGCGCCTGCACGCGTTTGCCGTGCGCGGATGCGGTTTTGTACACGTATTCCGCGACAGGCTGCGAGCCTACGAAGGAGATCGCTTTGACGTCCGCATGCTCCAGCAGGCCGTTCACGACGTCATGCGCGCCGTGGACGATGTTGAACACGCCGTCCGGCAGGCCGGCTTCCGTGAACAATTCCGCCAAGCGGTTCGCCGTCAGCGGCGTCCGCTCGGACGGCTTCAATACGAACGTGTTGCCGCATGCGATGGCAAGCGGGAACATCCACGCCGGCACCATCATCGGGAAGTTGAACGGCGCGATGCCGCCGACAACGCCGACCGGGTAGCGGTACATGGCAGATTCGATGCCCGTAGCGATGTCCGGCAGCACGCTGCCCATCATGAGCGTCGGCGCGCCTGCCGCAAATTCGACGCACTCGATGCCGCGCTGCACTTCGCCGTACGCTTCGCCGTAGCTTTTGCCATTCTCGAGCGTAACCAGCTTGGCGAGCTCATCCCAGTGCTCCACCAGCAGCTGCTGGTATTTGAACAGAATACGCGCTCTGCGCGGAACCGGCGTTTGGCTCCATGCCGGATAAGCCGCCTGCGCCGCGGCTACGGCAGCTTCCAAGTCGCCGCGCGTAGAGAGCGGAACTCTCACGAGCGTCTCGCCGGTTGCCGGGTTAGGTACGTCTTCTGTGCGATCGGACTGGGAGGGAACGAATTTCCCTCCGATAAAATTGGATACGGTTTGAACTTGTGTCATCGGTCTTCACTCCTAGTTCTGGATTGGGTCACGTATGCTAGGCCTCCAGGGCTCCGACTCTCAACAATACCTGCTCGACTTCCGCCCGCGTTGGCATGGCGTCCGAGCAGCTGTGGCTGGATACGACGATATGCGCTGCCGCCGCGCCGTAATCTTGGCATTTTGGCAGCGGCCAGCCTTGCAGCAGGCCGTACAGGAACGCACCGGCGAAGGAATCGCCTGCGCCGAAGGTTTTGACGACGTTTGCCGGGAAGGTGCGGCCCGGATAGGCGGAGCCGTCTCCGGAATAGGCAACCGATCCGTCGCCGCCGCGTTTCACGACGACGAGCTGCGCTTTGTGTCCGAGCCAGCGCGCCACGACGGCCGCCTCGTCGAACGGCGCGTCCGTCTTCGGTTCAAGCAGCGAGAATTCCTCGATGCCGGCGAAGATCACGTCCGCTTGCTCCGCCGCAAGCGCGCAGTACACTTGAACTTCATCCCGGTTCGCCCAAGTATAAGGACGATAATCGATATCGTAAATAATCTTCGTGCCGTGCTTGCGGGCGTACCCGATCGCAGTGAATACCGCTTCGCGCGAAGGGCTTGCCGCGAGTGCCGTGCCGGAGACGACCAGCGCCTTGGCGGAGGCGATCAGCTCCTCGCTGACTTCGCCGGGCGTGAGTTTCAGATCGGCGACGTTATCGCGGTACATGAGAATGCTGCAGTCCGTCGGCGACTTGATCTCCGTGAATGCAAGGCCCGTAACCGCACCAGTCATATCGTCCACGACCGAGGTTGTGTCGATCTCGTGCTGCTCCAAGTAACGTCTAATGAAGCGGCCGAAGCCGTCGTTTGCGATCTTGCCGATAAAGCCGGTCTTAGCGCCAAGCCTAGCCAGCGCGACCGTAATATTCGCCGGCGAACCGCCGAGGTAACGGGTAAACGTAATCGTATCCTCGAGCGGCCGGTGAATCTCATTGGCATTCAAATCGATGCACAGCCGGCCGATGCTGACGAAGTCCAGCCTGCGGCCGCTTGGAAATGTAATTCCGCTGCTCATGGTTCAGCCCTCCTTCGGTTTCGGAAACAGCCATTCGTGCGCCGGATCGTTGTGGAATTTCCACGTGCGGACCGGACCCGCCATGACGTTCAGATAATAGCTGTCATAACCCGGCGCGGCGGATACGGGATGATAGCCGCGAGGCACCAAGACCGCTTCTCCGCTCCGAACCGTAAGGGTCTCATCGAGCGATAGATCGTCCGTATAGACGCGCTGTACCGCGAAGCCCTTGCCCGGGTTGACGCGGTGGTAGTACGTTTCCTCCAGGTAAGATTCCGCCGGCAGGTTGTTTTGATCATGCTTATGCGGCGGGTAGCTGGACCAGTTGCCGTTCGGTGTGAACACTTCCACAACCAGCAGGCTGTCCGCAGGCTCCCCCTCTGGCAAAATATTTTGCACGCGGCGCGTCATATTGCCGTAGCCGCGAGGCTCGACGCCGA encodes:
- a CDS encoding PQQ-binding-like beta-propeller repeat protein, with translation MKMIAVLSLTATILASGLPGTAAVHAEKPVLNSSTPMYNAVSAPAIKPLWSLPLATFDPYGTTVTAALAEQGRVFALITGGQLAAYDGASGRKLWKFGADLKPVLVYDQGIVYGLTKEGAVFALSAGGGKKWISVIHADKADNIRPVGDTVYVTQNLTLFALDRATGKLRWKTTETDGSYEAGFSDVREEDGVVLRGYTVQGALSSSQINAYDKSTGKQLWKSFRQQLPLAVKGGLLYSVMDQFMIGDNDPVNKSLHIAVMNLRTGALKGERIYQWTTQPEVPGQYRFGGPNGSAFLSGDDLYVYQDQAVAKYDFTAYSPASKPVQRWSAPNARDYQPLYRLHGGRLLYQNVHNYSMAVLKTVNGQISGFPQGIQAVQTDLYGNGLFVARADGTLDAYNFATFQPVFSVKTATRDFESTLKSGNMIYIRTGGKLLAVKLPPGLMTD
- a CDS encoding acyltransferase, with translation MIRRERIADLDLMRGIAILAVVAIHMTSYATAFLPVDSILYPVYFVLNAGSHFAVPAFLFLSALLLFYHYDGAAGIKWLPFYRKRVQRIAVPYLFWSVIFSAAVFYIQRTPLQEGFYRFLKGLPYGGSYEHLYFILIIAQFYAIFPCLLLLSRVKWVSRHPLLAGAGLQVCMYVLNYYMLHMSRSGSFIGTYSLYLFLGIYAAKQLKTAEHAATKQARPASFSVLLAGFLLAGAAYVGQMWLQKTTPHWLPQPYLSYVHFASDYSYAAISCLFLLRAASLFGSNGAARAGLRSLGRHAFGIYFMHPLVLLLWRSKVMNNGAITYHLLTWTGGLAALLLSWAGTAAIARTRLAPFVIGEPRHEQSRSLFGFMRKIKYRGLGG
- a CDS encoding LacI family DNA-binding transcriptional regulator, translating into MKPTIYDVARQAGVSIATVSKVINRTGKISEKTRERISEIMAEMGYAPNLVATALSSKKTYMIGLLLPDISNPYFAELARNIEDRAQELGYNIVICNTDNHVDKEREYLTFLQQKSVDGILLATGLAHPESLGLVTGKNLPITVIAREVPRSPVNTVLVDDFMGGYLAAAHLLELGHRDIAIIVESMDLESSRQRLKGYRAALEEHGGVFDEKWVAVSDFTVASGMEVAGGLLDAAVRPTAVFACNDLLAIGTIQAARARGISVPGELSVVGFDNTFLCGIIDPALTTVGQPIRELGRQAVDLLHKQMGGDELARQRVVLLPELVVRSSTQPLGGPDKAK
- a CDS encoding CoA-acylating methylmalonate-semialdehyde dehydrogenase, which encodes MTQVQTVSNFIGGKFVPSQSDRTEDVPNPATGETLVRVPLSTRGDLEAAVAAAQAAYPAWSQTPVPRRARILFKYQQLLVEHWDELAKLVTLENGKSYGEAYGEVQRGIECVEFAAGAPTLMMGSVLPDIATGIESAMYRYPVGVVGGIAPFNFPMMVPAWMFPLAIACGNTFVLKPSERTPLTANRLAELFTEAGLPDGVFNIVHGAHDVVNGLLEHADVKAISFVGSQPVAEYVYKTASAHGKRVQALGGAKNHSIVMPDADLDLTVKEITNAAFGSAGERCMACSVVVAVGGVGDALLAKLKERAESIRIGNGMDEGVFLGPVIRAAHKDRTIGYIEKGVEQGANLVLDGRESACTNEAGYFIGPTIFDGVTKDMAIWQDEIFAPVLQIVRVDTLEEAVAWANASEFANGACLFSSGSHAVRQFRETIDAGMLGINVGVPAPMAFFPFSGFKKSFYGDLHANGKDGVEFYTRKKMIVARY
- the iolC gene encoding 5-dehydro-2-deoxygluconokinase, with amino-acid sequence MSSGITFPSGRRLDFVSIGRLCIDLNANEIHRPLEDTITFTRYLGGSPANITVALARLGAKTGFIGKIANDGFGRFIRRYLEQHEIDTTSVVDDMTGAVTGLAFTEIKSPTDCSILMYRDNVADLKLTPGEVSEELIASAKALVVSGTALAASPSREAVFTAIGYARKHGTKIIYDIDYRPYTWANRDEVQVYCALAAEQADVIFAGIEEFSLLEPKTDAPFDEAAVVARWLGHKAQLVVVKRGGDGSVAYSGDGSAYPGRTFPANVVKTFGAGDSFAGAFLYGLLQGWPLPKCQDYGAAAAHIVVSSHSCSDAMPTRAEVEQVLLRVGALEA
- the iolB gene encoding 5-deoxy-glucuronate isomerase, producing MSDLIVRPSTPDEEGNVLRITPESAGWQYVGFEVYRLKPGQSLERQTEGMEVCLVLLSGLADAEADGQSWSNIGRRMDIFEGIPPYSVYVPSQNSYRITALTDVELAVCAAPGQGGHPARLIAPEQVGVEPRGYGNMTRRVQNILPEGEPADSLLVVEVFTPNGNWSSYPPHKHDQNNLPAESYLEETYYHRVNPGKGFAVQRVYTDDLSLDETLTVRSGEAVLVPRGYHPVSAAPGYDSYYLNVMAGPVRTWKFHNDPAHEWLFPKPKEG